A genomic window from Streptomyces sp. NBC_01429 includes:
- a CDS encoding LacI family DNA-binding transcriptional regulator — protein MSEPSPGSRPTLEAVATRAGVSRATASRVVRGGAGVREPLADKVRKAVEELGYVPNHAARSLVTRRTGAVAVIIAEPEIRIFSDPFFSQQIRGISKELTAHDTQLVLLLLEGPGDYDRIARYLAGGHVDGALAFSLHTDDPIPAIIERAGMPTVYGGRPSRPTADRQAVSYVDADNRGGAREAVRYLCGLGRRRIAHIAGPLDQTSAIDRLDGYRDVLPDGDPALIAEGAFTAESGARAMAELLERCPDLDAVFAGNDLMASGALRVLRERGRAVPDEVALVGFDDVDAVVTATDPPLTTVQQDIEGQGRLMARLLLRGLDRERAGEGPGPSSVITPTTLVRRASA, from the coding sequence TTGTCCGAGCCGTCCCCCGGGTCCCGTCCCACGCTGGAAGCCGTCGCCACGCGCGCCGGGGTCTCCCGGGCCACGGCCTCCCGGGTCGTCCGCGGCGGCGCGGGGGTGCGCGAGCCGCTGGCCGACAAGGTGCGCAAGGCGGTGGAGGAGCTGGGATACGTACCGAACCACGCGGCCCGCTCCCTGGTGACGCGGCGCACCGGCGCGGTCGCCGTGATCATCGCGGAGCCGGAGATCCGGATCTTCTCCGACCCGTTCTTCTCCCAGCAGATCCGCGGCATCAGCAAGGAACTGACGGCGCACGACACCCAGTTGGTGCTGCTCCTGCTCGAAGGGCCCGGCGACTACGACCGGATCGCCCGCTATCTGGCGGGCGGCCATGTCGACGGCGCGCTCGCCTTCTCCCTGCACACCGATGATCCGATCCCGGCCATCATCGAGCGGGCCGGGATGCCGACGGTCTACGGTGGCCGGCCGAGCCGCCCGACGGCGGACCGGCAGGCGGTGTCGTACGTCGACGCCGACAACCGGGGCGGGGCCCGCGAGGCGGTGCGGTATCTGTGCGGTCTGGGGCGGCGGCGGATCGCGCACATCGCCGGGCCGCTGGACCAGACCTCGGCCATCGACCGGCTCGACGGCTACCGCGATGTGCTGCCCGACGGGGATCCGGCGCTGATCGCCGAGGGCGCGTTCACCGCCGAGAGCGGCGCGCGGGCCATGGCGGAGCTGCTGGAGCGGTGTCCGGATCTGGACGCGGTCTTCGCGGGCAACGATCTGATGGCCTCGGGCGCGCTGCGTGTCCTGAGGGAGCGCGGCCGTGCGGTGCCGGACGAGGTGGCGCTGGTCGGCTTCGACGATGTGGACGCGGTGGTCACGGCCACCGATCCGCCGCTCACCACCGTCCAGCAGGACATCGAGGGGCAGGGCCGGCTGATGGCGCGGCTGCTGCTGCGCGGTCTGGACCGGGAGCGGGCGGGGGAAGGTCCGGGACCGTCCTCGGTGATCACCCCGACGACGCTGGTACGGCGGGCCTCCGCCTGA
- a CDS encoding carbohydrate ABC transporter permease — MTLTGTAKAGAAKAAPAPPPGRPAGRASAARRAWRAFSPYAYLAPFFTLFAAFGLFPLLYTAYVSLYRVELQTPGDLEWRGFGNYASIFGDEFFWTALRNTFTIGVLSTVPQLVMALGLAHLLNYKLRGRTFVRTAMLLPYATSVAAATLVFAQLFGRDFGLINYVLGLVGISPVDWQTGTVASQIAVSSIVVWRWTGYNALIYLAGMQSIPSELYEAAEVDGASRWRQFIHVTLPGLRPTIVFTVVVSTIGATQLFGEPLLFEGSISGGISHQYQTLGLYMYEQGWGFFHLGRAAAIAWVMFVLIVLLVGVNALIARRRSRKEAGR, encoded by the coding sequence ATGACTCTCACTGGCACCGCGAAGGCGGGCGCGGCGAAGGCCGCGCCCGCGCCGCCGCCCGGACGCCCCGCGGGCCGGGCGTCCGCCGCGCGCCGCGCCTGGCGCGCCTTCTCGCCGTACGCCTACCTCGCCCCGTTCTTCACCCTGTTCGCGGCCTTCGGGCTCTTCCCGCTGCTCTACACCGCGTACGTCTCGCTCTACCGGGTGGAGCTCCAGACGCCCGGCGACCTGGAGTGGCGCGGCTTCGGCAACTACGCCTCGATCTTCGGTGACGAGTTCTTCTGGACCGCGCTGCGCAACACCTTCACCATCGGTGTGCTGTCGACCGTGCCGCAGCTGGTGATGGCGCTGGGGCTGGCGCATCTGCTCAACTACAAGCTGCGGGGCCGGACTTTCGTCCGTACGGCGATGCTGCTGCCGTACGCCACCTCGGTGGCCGCCGCCACCCTGGTCTTCGCCCAACTCTTCGGCCGCGACTTCGGGCTGATCAACTACGTGCTGGGGCTGGTGGGCATCAGCCCGGTGGACTGGCAGACCGGCACGGTCGCCTCGCAGATCGCCGTCTCCTCCATCGTCGTCTGGCGCTGGACGGGGTACAACGCGCTGATCTACCTGGCGGGCATGCAGTCCATTCCGAGCGAGCTGTACGAGGCCGCCGAGGTCGACGGCGCCTCGCGCTGGCGGCAGTTCATCCATGTCACCCTGCCGGGGCTGCGGCCGACGATCGTCTTCACCGTCGTCGTCTCGACCATCGGCGCCACCCAGCTGTTCGGCGAGCCACTGCTGTTCGAGGGGTCCATCTCGGGCGGGATCTCGCACCAGTACCAGACGCTCGGCCTCTACATGTACGAGCAGGGCTGGGGCTTCTTCCATCTGGGCCGGGCCGCCGCGATCGCCTGGGTGATGTTCGTTCTGATCGTGCTGCTG
- a CDS encoding ABC transporter substrate-binding protein, which yields MPIARAAGRAAVRLGAVVLSGALLAACGSGSSGGTSDSAGGKVTLTVDLFGSFGYKEAGLYEEYQKLHPEITVKQSDTEDEADYWKSLQTRLAGGGGLADVQGVEVGRIASVTQQQADKFEDLKQFGADKLKDQFADAKWSAATTQDGRVLGLGTDVGPEAMCYRTDLFKAAGLPTDRTELAEKWSTWDGYLALGKEYKKKAPAKSAWLDSVGSLYSIMIGQEKERYYDASGKLIYENNPAVKDAWAASVTAAGAGLSAKLDQWSPQWNQAFAAGSFATMPCPAWMLSYIKGQAGKDGSGKWDIAKLPGGAGNWGGSYLSVPRAAQHKKEAYELIKWLTAPEQQEKLFRDQGIFPSSTGAIEKVADAQDPYFSDAPTGQIFGDAAKDAPVQVLGVHDQNVAQQITNALSEVERKGISSDKAWSNAKKGVDNVIG from the coding sequence ATGCCCATCGCCCGAGCCGCCGGCAGGGCCGCGGTCCGCCTGGGTGCGGTCGTGCTCTCCGGGGCACTGCTCGCCGCGTGTGGATCAGGTTCCTCGGGAGGAACCTCCGACAGCGCGGGCGGCAAGGTCACACTGACCGTCGACCTCTTCGGATCGTTCGGCTACAAGGAGGCCGGGCTCTACGAGGAGTACCAGAAGCTCCACCCGGAGATCACGGTCAAGCAGAGCGACACCGAGGACGAGGCCGACTACTGGAAGTCGCTCCAGACCCGGCTGGCGGGCGGTGGCGGACTGGCCGACGTACAGGGCGTCGAGGTCGGCCGGATCGCCTCGGTCACCCAGCAGCAGGCCGACAAGTTCGAGGACCTGAAGCAGTTCGGCGCCGACAAGCTCAAGGACCAGTTCGCCGACGCCAAGTGGTCGGCGGCGACGACCCAGGACGGCCGGGTGCTGGGGCTCGGCACCGACGTCGGGCCCGAGGCGATGTGCTACCGGACGGATCTGTTCAAGGCCGCGGGCCTGCCGACCGACCGGACCGAGCTGGCGGAGAAGTGGTCCACCTGGGACGGCTACCTCGCGCTCGGCAAGGAGTACAAGAAGAAGGCGCCGGCCAAGAGCGCCTGGCTCGACAGCGTCGGCAGCCTCTACTCGATCATGATCGGCCAGGAGAAGGAGCGGTACTACGACGCCTCCGGCAAGCTGATCTACGAGAACAACCCGGCCGTCAAGGATGCCTGGGCCGCCTCGGTCACGGCGGCGGGCGCCGGGCTGAGCGCCAAGCTCGACCAGTGGTCACCCCAGTGGAACCAGGCGTTCGCGGCGGGCTCGTTCGCCACCATGCCGTGCCCGGCCTGGATGCTCAGCTACATCAAGGGCCAGGCGGGCAAGGACGGTTCCGGCAAGTGGGACATCGCCAAGCTGCCCGGCGGCGCCGGGAACTGGGGCGGCTCGTATCTCTCCGTACCGCGCGCCGCCCAGCACAAGAAGGAGGCGTACGAGCTGATCAAGTGGCTCACCGCCCCCGAGCAGCAGGAGAAGCTCTTCCGGGACCAGGGCATCTTCCCGTCCTCCACGGGCGCCATCGAGAAGGTCGCGGACGCCCAGGACCCGTACTTCTCCGACGCGCCGACGGGCCAGATCTTCGGCGACGCGGCCAAGGACGCCCCCGTACAGGTCCTCGGTGTGCATGACCAGAACGTCGCCCAGCAGATCACCAACGCGCTGAGCGAGGTGGAGCGCAAGGGCATCTCGTCCGACAAGGCGTGGTCGAACGCGAAGAAGGGCGTCGACAACGTCATCGGCTGA